A DNA window from Pseudomonas sp. B21-056 contains the following coding sequences:
- a CDS encoding LysE family translocator, whose amino-acid sequence MNLETWLLFSGAALVVILIPGPLSLLMIGNSLNYGLRRSYPAFLGGVIASICLLSASALGLGALLLASEKLFSALKIVGALYLFYLAWQSWQQSRQPSQGAEVPQAATVPRFRALFGRAFVLGASNPKDILFFAAFLPQFLSAGQPFLPQLLIMIATWTVLDLLCKLAYGLGAHGAARYLRTGKGQSWFNRISAGLFGGAGAASLLSAH is encoded by the coding sequence TCATCCCCGGCCCCCTGTCGTTGTTGATGATCGGCAACAGCCTGAACTACGGCCTGCGCCGCTCATATCCGGCGTTCCTGGGTGGGGTGATCGCCTCGATCTGCCTGTTGAGCGCCTCGGCGCTGGGGCTCGGTGCGTTGCTGCTGGCCTCGGAAAAACTGTTCAGTGCCCTGAAAATCGTCGGTGCGCTGTACCTGTTCTACCTGGCCTGGCAGAGCTGGCAGCAATCGCGCCAACCGTCCCAAGGCGCCGAGGTGCCCCAGGCCGCCACCGTGCCGCGCTTTCGCGCGTTGTTCGGTCGGGCATTCGTATTGGGTGCCAGCAACCCGAAAGACATCCTGTTCTTCGCCGCTTTCCTGCCGCAGTTCCTGAGCGCCGGGCAACCGTTCCTGCCACAACTGCTGATCATGATTGCCACCTGGACCGTCCTCGACCTGCTCTGCAAGCTGGCCTACGGCCTCGGTGCCCACGGCGCGGCGCGCTATCTGCGTACGGGTAAAGGCCAGAGCTGGTTCAATCGCATCAGTGCAGGCTTGTTTGGCGGCGCGGGCGCGGCGTCTTTATTGTCCGCCCACTGA